The Dethiosulfovibrio peptidovorans DSM 11002 nucleotide sequence GCTTCCCGTTTTGGATGAGGACAACAGGGTGATAGGCTTCATAAGCGAAAAAGACATAATAAAGGCCGCCCTCCCGGGCTATGCCCATATGCTTCACGATTCTTCCTTTCTTCCCGATTACGGCCAGTTCAGCTCCCGCCTGAGGGATATAGCCGACGATCCGGTGAGTAAGTACATGAAGGAGAACGTGATAACCTTCAACGAAGACGACAGCGATTTTTATGTGGCAAATAGAGTCATAAAGGAAAACATAAAAATAGCTCCGGTTTTGCGAGACGGCCAGCTTGTAGGCATAGTGAGCAGGTCTCATCTGGTGAGGCATCTCCT carries:
- a CDS encoding HPP family protein; amino-acid sequence: MKVGELVDRDLTALSGDCPVSEAIEILYHHNASGLPVLDEDNRVIGFISEKDIIKAALPGYAHMLHDSSFLPDYGQFSSRLRDIADDPVSKYMKENVITFNEDDSDFYVANRVIKENIKIAPVLRDGQLVGIVSRSHLVRHLLLHPEEIEDALEDDPRK